A genomic stretch from Akkermansia massiliensis includes:
- the rplC gene encoding 50S ribosomal protein L3 yields MALGLIGKKVGMTRLFDQESGAMVPVTVIDVKGNTFAQIKTEDKDGYNAIQVAFDAQKESRVAKPQAGHFKKLGIQPTKLLKEFRVEASELPAEGAEDPGVDLFSAGQWVDVIGTSKGKGFQGAMRRHNFHGSPAAHGSMMHRRTGGVGGCSTPGRVWKNQKMPGQMGNAKRTVQNLKVVAVRPEDNVILISGAVPGARGSYLVIRPAKKK; encoded by the coding sequence ATGGCTCTAGGACTTATCGGAAAAAAGGTCGGTATGACCCGTCTGTTTGACCAGGAATCCGGCGCTATGGTGCCCGTGACCGTCATTGACGTAAAGGGCAACACCTTCGCCCAGATCAAAACGGAAGACAAGGATGGCTACAACGCCATTCAGGTTGCCTTTGATGCGCAGAAGGAAAGCCGCGTGGCCAAGCCTCAGGCCGGCCACTTCAAGAAACTGGGCATCCAGCCCACCAAGCTCCTCAAGGAATTCCGCGTGGAAGCTTCCGAACTGCCTGCTGAAGGTGCTGAAGATCCCGGCGTGGACCTCTTTTCCGCCGGCCAGTGGGTTGACGTGATCGGCACTTCCAAGGGGAAGGGCTTCCAGGGCGCGATGCGCCGCCACAACTTCCACGGCTCTCCCGCCGCCCACGGTTCCATGATGCACCGCCGTACCGGTGGTGTGGGTGGCTGTTCCACCCCCGGCCGCGTCTGGAAGAACCAGAAGATGCCCGGACAGATGGGCAATGCCAAGCGCACGGTACAGAACCTGAAGGTTGTGGCCGTACGTCCGGAAGACAACGTCATTCTTATCTCCGGCGCCGTTCCCGGTGCACGCGGTTCCTACCTCGTGATCCGCCCCGCCAAGAAGAAGTAA
- the rpsJ gene encoding 30S ribosomal protein S10 has protein sequence MQSPKIRIRLRAFDSRAIDRSSQEIVETAKRTGAKVHGPIPLPTRIEKFSVNRSVHVNKKSAEQFEIRTHKRLLDIVDPTARTIDELKKLNLPAGVDITIRI, from the coding sequence ATGCAAAGTCCAAAAATCCGCATTCGACTCCGCGCATTTGACTCCCGCGCCATCGACCGCTCCTCCCAGGAGATCGTTGAAACCGCCAAGCGCACCGGAGCCAAAGTTCACGGCCCGATCCCGTTGCCGACCCGCATTGAAAAATTCTCCGTGAACCGTTCCGTTCACGTCAACAAGAAGTCGGCTGAACAATTTGAAATCCGCACCCACAAGCGCCTGCTCGACATCGTCGACCCGACCGCCCGCACGATTGATGAGCTCAAGAAGCTCAATCTCCCGGCCGGTGTGGACATCACGATCCGCATCTAG